Within Telopea speciosissima isolate NSW1024214 ecotype Mountain lineage chromosome 8, Tspe_v1, whole genome shotgun sequence, the genomic segment AGAAAATCATAAACACAATAAATAACAAACTCGGTAGAAAAACCAACTCAAAATGGGGCAGCCACACCCATAATCACAACATCTCATACGAAATGGCACTTCACCAGCGTCAGCGtcagcatcagcatcagcatcagcatcagcTAGACATTAGTCACAGTGGCGTGTTCATTCCAGTCATTGTATTGACGAGGCACAAAAACACAGGAGTAAACAGAGAATATCATAAACACAATAAATAACGAACTCGTTAGAAAAACCAACTCAAAATGGGGCAGCCACACCCTTAATCACAACATCTCAAAGTacacttcaaaattttcatcacagttctctctctctctctctctctctgagcaATCACCACTCTAAAATTGAATGCCGAGACAgtctccaaaacccaaaaaagaggggaaattctaaagggaaaaaaatatatacggGTCTCCTCAAACCACAACAAAAACCTCCCTCTCAGAAAATCCTGTACACTTTCAATCACTCTTTATAATCCAAAATCTTGAGCACATCTCTGTTGTGCCTTCCCTACCCACATTGTCAACCTCAATATTACAAtcttaaaataacaaaaacaagggaaagggggagaaagaaaaattcctCAGTTCAGCTACGCAATCTGGTATCAAAACTTGGAAAGAATCCCTCATCAATCCCTTGATATTTAATTACTAGAAACTGGAGATGATGTTCATATTACTTGATTTTGATTCTTTAAGGTTAGTGCCAGGAAAAGGAGGCTTGCTCACTCCAAGTCCTTGGCAGAACCCGAAGAAGCGTCTATTCCATTGGAAGATTCCTCTCCATTTACAGAGGTTGATGGGCTCTCTTCATGATTCTCCTCATTACCACTGGTCCGTGACTTGCTAGGCCTTGAACGGATATTGATCCCCAAAGGGAAGGGCTCCTAGCaagagaatatataaatttgaGATTCTCTTTGATGTTTCATACAATATTACAATCATAGTTGTACATGAAAAAATAAAGGCCCATTGTAAGTTGTAACAATATTTGCTCTTAATCATTACATTTATAATCATGCAACTGCTTGGTGCATGTCTCATGCCTCACATGTTTTTGACTTTTtcaggaaaaaggaaaaactaattTAGAACACAAATGCACAAGCTCTATCAAGTTTtcttttactaaaaaaaaactaatattgGAGTAAATCAAATACTAATATCTAGAAACTGGCAAATCATGCAATGTCCATACCTGATCACCTGCATTTGGACCATCAGAATGAAACAGAATAGGACGGCATCGTTTATCTTCATTCATCAAGCTTGAATTCTGGAAATGGGCAATAAGAGCAGCTTTTCCCTGGATACGAGCATATGCAAGTGATGCCACCTTTTCACTATTGAacttctcccattttttaccaTTGAATGCCTGTATTAATgtaaaaaacgaaaaaacaaaTTTGTTTCCTCCATTTTTCCTCTTGTGAAGTAGTTTCATACTTTATTAAAGTGTACTAGGAGCAAACCTGATAGAAAGGAATAATGTGCAGAGAATCAATCATGTTGATGAAAGCATAACCCACATTGCACTTATTCTATAAAAGAATAAGTTAAAACTGAGTCAGCTgggaacaaaacaaaatgaaggATTGCCAGTACTgttttctttccaaaaaaaaaaaaaactccaactcCAACCACCCTCAAAaggaggacaaaaaaaaaagaacaatttgATGACACAGAACAATTATTTCACTTACCTTGAAATCAATTGGCAAATAAATGAAATCGTAAGTTCCTCGTTGGTGTTCATCAATTGCAGCCAAAAGCATCTTCGAAGTGTACCTACAATTGTAACCACATGAATCAAACAGGCAAAAAGGACAATAAGGGAGAAAAGAAACACACTCCACATTAGCATGAAATAATTTTTCTCCGGGGGGGAGAGTAAAAATGAGGAAAGTCTCCCGGCTGAAGATCAGTCCACAAGGTATGATACACATTATTGCAGTTAGGCTGACCTTACGattaaagcaaaaaaaaaaaagaataggcCAAAcctacccctcccccccccaaaacaaaaaaaaaaggagttaaAACTCACCAATAATTGACAGTTGAGGTTGGAATCATGAATGAGATCAAGTGCTGTGTAACCAAAGTAAGAGGCCAGAGAGTAAATGGCTCGCTTGAATACCCAGAGCCACAAAGTTCACAAGTCAActcttttagtttttctttcaaatttgcTCAAGGCCAAAGATGTTCCATAATGTCTTTTTGATAAACACTACACACTAAGGATGATATTGCTATTCCAATGCTCACAAGAGGTTCTTTTTTTAAAGTTGCTTGATAAAAGGAAAAAGCAAAAGACCCAGTAGGAAAAGCAGAACAACATGAATCAGATAATTGATGAATAAGAGAtgagaaaggaataaaaagagCTCAAGATTCatttccattctttcttcttaGTTACGGACATGCATATCTACAGTTTTacattgcattttaatttttctatgCTGCTTATAAGTTTTTATAATCTTCCAGATTTCAGATTGCACCTCTGTTGACCAAGGCATGTTCATGAACCAATAACATTGACCAGGGTGGGTTAGTTACACCCAGATAATGTAACCAGCAAATTGGCATTTCTCCATGTATTTCTTGCCTTTCTTGTAATTACTTTCCCCTTTGGGAGCTCTTGGTaaagaattatttattcacccaaaaaaattttgaataataAACTAATTGTGTAGtaaaatacacaaaaaaaaaaaaaaaaaagataaatttaaGCATCCATACGATGGTATGGGCTATAACAACACTACCTGAGGGATTAGTTAAAATTCAAAACTTGAAGTGATCAATTGTTTTAAGGGGAAACTGTACTCATTTTGGCtgaaattttggatttcaaCAACCTaaaatatgttaattttcgattgcAGTGTTCCACACTGAAGAGGAAATCCAGTAAAATTTAAACCCATTACTATTGTGTCTGACACAACTTTAATAGCCAGATTTTAGAAAATGTGGTCTCCCTGACTTGCAGCTCAAAAGAGGGGTGGGGGATGGCATGGaacaaaaattagaacaaaaaatccaaaaaaaaaaaagagaagcaagCAGGTTCATCCACATACTTGTTAGGAATGTTCTTTATCATAAGAGTTGTTCGGGTGTCTTCCCCACACACTATTCGATCAATATCGAGTTCATACTGTTTCTTGTTGTCTATCTGACTGGATCCACCTTCACTCCTACGGCTCCGAATCCGCCCATTAGGAGCATCAAATGAGCTCGGCATGGGAACCATAGGGTTTCGAATAGGAAACATGTGGCATTGCTGCTGAGGAGAGTGCATTCCAACACTAGTTGAAGGAAATGATGGGTCCATACAGTTGCCACCAACATGAAACACGTTATGAGAAGCAAGTTCCAAAGGATGCAAGTTAGAGCTACCAGAAAACACCATACTCCCAAGAGAACCTGAATGGAAACTGGACCCATCAGGAGACTCTCCTGCATAGGTATGTCGCCTTTCCCAAAGGGAGTGATTGACTGCTGGCGCTGAGCCCACATGGTGGTGGTAATATATGGGTAGATTTGTGTTCATCATATTAGAAGGTGATCTTGCAACTCCATGCAGTTGTGCTGAGGAAtgaacattaacatcattgacaAATGAAGATGAGTTTGGCCACATCACAGGTGCCGGAGGATGAGGGTGATATGAGCTGGAATTACTCCACATATTATGAAATCCACGAAGTGGGCAGCTTCCATTTCCAGAAGAACCAAACACTGACAAAGAGAAGAATTATTAGTTACAACGAAAACATAGAGGAAACTGAAACTACCTCTGGTAAAACCCTGGGAAACATCTTTATttgaaaaacagaagaaaacccAACTAATAAAGAGATAAGCCTTCCAATTTTGTCCAGACAACAATGACTAGGTTGAATCAGAAATTATTAAGCATAAGAGAAACAAATGACTAATTGAATGGGAATGGATTGTCCAGGTTAGACACAAAGTCATTGATCGGCAAAGTAGAGGAGTGAAAAGCCTTTTTGTCTCCTCATTATAGGAGAAAATAATTATACCAATCTAAGTGTAAGTACAGCGCACAAAGAACATAGCAGAAACAAAGCAAACACATACAGGGAATGAAGATGTCCCATTTCAAGATATCTCAATGGCAAATCTACCAAATAAAATGATCCCTATAAAAAATATCAACATTGTCTTGGATTGCTTATTGGCCAAAAAGAATACATGACTCAGGTGATCATATGTAtctccaataaaataaaattcaggCTACAGGATGTCAGGATCTATAAGGTGGGCTAACAAAATAATAGCTGTTTGCACATGCATCAAGTGTTTCCCGTTGCTTTCCCTCGTGTGATGAATACACGTGCATCTCGTGTGACACTCTATTTTCATTTTGCTTGTACCACTATGCCTCAAGCATATCAGTTTGGCTAGTAGATTTTCCATATTTCTACTTCGCTTGGACCTTATATTTTCTTTCTAATGCATCTTCCTGTTCTCCATTATATTTCTTTGCATTCACCAGGAATAAAATGACAGGAAACTGGTATCATTAAAGAATagtaatattgaataattaattgGCACATACCACCTTCATTAAGTTCAACTGAATGCCCATTTGAGCCTATTCTGTGGATGTGTCTGTTACCAATTCCTTCTGAAGGTCCGGGATTGATATTCGCTGCCATGGTGCCATGAGAATTGTAGGGCATGCTACAAGCTAACCCATTATGATAATCAGGAAGTGAATGGGGATACATTTGGATGCCTTGGTAACCAAACTTCATTGGCGCAAATGAGTGGCTGGGCTCACCTAGACCAGATTGATTACCAACTGATAAAACTCTCACTGGGGATGGAATTGTATTTCGTACACTAGAAGAGATTCCACGGTGCAATGCATTTTCAATAAATGGACTCATAGGTGGTCGAATTGTGGTGTTCGGACCATGGATCGCTCCATTTTTTATGCAGGTAGATGCAATTGCTCCACGTGGAACTGGTACTGTAAAAGATGCTGTGTAAGACAGAGTAAGTAAGTATTTTCTTTAGGAGCAGCATACTACAAATTAGAGGTGTTATCAGGCAAGAGTAATACGAAAGCAACCTGATGGTGAAATATTAGGACGGCTGCCCTGTTGCTGACATTCAATGGATTCTTCTTGCTCTAGCTCTGGAGAAAATTGTTGCATCAAactgcaaagaaaaatattcCTGTTAAAATTTTCATACTAGCAGTGGTGAAATTAGACAAAAATTGGCGAACGATaatgttattaaaaaaaaaacagatggtAGACAGGTAGAGTAATCAAGAAGCAAAATTGGAGGTCGAACAGAAAAGCATATGCCGAAGTTTCTCATTTGATAACAGATCCTATCTATAAGAATCAGAATGGAGTCCTGATGCTCCGCTCCCCCTCATGCCCAGCAAAGTCTGTCTCCCAAACTTGCATCCCATTCAACAATTCAACAGGTTAAATACGAAAAAGATAATGGAAGTGAATTTGCTTGGACAATACCACTGTCTTGCCCCACCAGGGCGGCTTGGCTCAAGCTTGATACACTTCCCTGCAATATCACTTCTGTTCAATGCACGAAGTGCAGCTTCTGCAGCCCTAACATCATAGAACTCTATAAATTTGTGGTGGTGCTTATGTGGAGTTTCACGGATCTGCATATAGAAATAAGAACTAGCTAAGCTAGTGATATTCTACACTTTTGTGTGTGTTGTGGGCGCgcgggggagggggagggggagagaagcAATAGTGCAGCACAAATATTGAATCATACTACCTCCTTAATTTCTCCATAAGCACCAAAAATCTGACAAAGATCATCATTCGAAACAGACGAATCTAAGTTGAACACCACCAGAGTACCCTGGTTAATATCTTTCTCAGATGGGTTATCCTGCCAACAAGCAATTGACAAGTCAATATATCATGCAATACAATATAATTTGAAAGCATGCAGATCATAAATGGAAGCAGAAGATTCTAAGTATGATATACGAAGAATTATGTGATCACAACTTGCTGCCAAAACTAAGTCTCACTAaaatttctcctcttttctcccTTAGGATTTGCTGGCAAAATACATGAAGAATTATGTGATTACAACTTAAGCTGCTGCCAAAATTAACAGTCACTAAATTTTCTTATTTCTCCCTTAAGGATTTGCTAGATTATATTGCAGTTGGCACAAGAAGTCACGCATGCATGAGAAAGGGTGTTGTGCTACACAAGCCTACCTTTGGAATTGAGAAGTGTATGTCAAGCTTCCTGAGTCTCAATGGCTTGTTTTGAAGTGCTCTCATTGCATTGCGTGCTGCTCTTATATCATAATAAGAAATCATAACAAAACCACGTTGCTTGCAGGATGTATAAAGAGTACGGATGTCTCCATATTGCTGCACAAGCATAAACCAAAATTGGCTGATGATTGAGAAATCTCAAACTCGATTAACCAAATGATAAAGACATTTAGAGCGTGAAAAGTTTGAGTACCCCAAATAAAGCCTTCAACTCAGAGTCTTCAACATTGCTACTGATATTTCTAACAAAAAGTGTTCTTGACGGATGTTCTCCATAAGGGTGTTCCCCAGCAATAGAACTATTAGATCCCGCCGGCTGACAGTTCGAAATTCCGCCAGAAAAATCAGAGTTCCTTTGGGCCGCAGAGGAACCATCATCTCCCTCCAGTTCCATACCTCCACCACTACTGAACAGATCAAAATCTTCTATGTCATTCTCACTATTGGGTTGAGCAATATACTCAATCTTATCAATTACCCCAGAAAGCAAATCATCGTCATCAGGAAGGAGGTTGCCAATGGTTTGGGCCTCAATTTCTTTGAGGGATTCAAATGGCTCCTCTTCCTCGTAGTGGGAGGCAACAGAGTCAACAGAGTGTCTAACTAGAACATCATTTACTGACAATCGCACTACAACATTTACCCAAAATAGTACATAGTCAACAACAAAATCAATGAGAAATATACCATGCGAAGAAACAATAGATAGAGAAAAATAAACTGATTCCAGATCGTGATGCACTAAGAGTGTAGTTGTAATAAACAGATAATAATTCAAACAGAAAAGTCAGTAGCCGTAAATATACACAGGCTGTGACTAAGCATCAATCTGAAAAAGCAAAACTTACACTTCTTAGTGAATATTTCTGATAAGGAACTTGAGAAGAGACCATTCTCATATTGAGCCCCATTAACATCAATCTTGGCAGCTTTCTCTGCTCTTATCACAGGCCGCTCTAAGCTAAGCTTCACTTTCTGGTCTCGAACCAGATAAGTCTGAGGAAGTTCCAAGCATTCAATCGGCCGTGCACCCACTGGCACTAGTTTCTCCTGTGATAACGTAGCAACTGATATGATGTCTGATGTTCGTGATTCTCCCGGGATCCCCACTCCTAAAGAAAGGTAACACCAAACAGCTATGAGACAATGAAAAAGGAAGGAGGAAATGAAAACTCATCACCAAAAATTATACGCCAATTAAGGATGATTATCTAAATGTTAGTAGTCTCCAGCTCAATTGTTATGGGAAATCACTGAAATCCAAACattaccagaaaaaaaaggCAGTAAAGATTATATGAAACTAGCATATTAGAAATCAATTAGTAATAAGATTGTTGTtttttgcaataaaaaaaatttaccatgGCAGGACCTCTTCAAAGCACTCAAATAACTTACAAACAAGATGGTTGGCTTCCCAAGACATTATTGCTTCGGATAGAGAAGGAAATACGCAGGGAGGatacaaagagaagaaacaacagCAGTAAAGGTACATTCCAACGAAGCACTTAACAAGATAAAACAGCCTTAAGAAGATGTTCGGTTTCCTATAAAAAGATGCCAAAAAGTGAGACCAAATTGCATTGGTAATACCAAAGCTTTCCCTTGATGTGGTCTCAACTCTCAATTACAGATCCAAGTTTGCAGCCTTGTTTGCATGCTAGCTACTATGTTTCATGGCCTCATTACTGCACTATTCTCCTCCAACAAAGCCTCATCAAAAACCAGGCAACAGCCAAATTCACAGTACttccagaagaa encodes:
- the LOC122638385 gene encoding protein MEI2-like 4 isoform X5, which translates into the protein MPLEIMDQRGLSPSSFFYEEIRFPAERHVGFWKSESMPDQHGVGIPGESRTSDIISVATLSQEKLVPVGARPIECLELPQTYLVRDQKVKLSLERPVIRAEKAAKIDVNGAQYENGLFSSSLSEIFTKKLRLSVNDVLVRHSVDSVASHYEEEEPFESLKEIEAQTIGNLLPDDDDLLSGVIDKIEYIAQPNSENDIEDFDLFSSGGGMELEGDDGSSAAQRNSDFSGGISNCQPAGSNSSIAGEHPYGEHPSRTLFVRNISSNVEDSELKALFGQYGDIRTLYTSCKQRGFVMISYYDIRAARNAMRALQNKPLRLRKLDIHFSIPKDNPSEKDINQGTLVVFNLDSSVSNDDLCQIFGAYGEIKEIRETPHKHHHKFIEFYDVRAAEAALRALNRSDIAGKCIKLEPSRPGGARQCLMQQFSPELEQEESIECQQQGSRPNISPSGCFLFGSSGNGSCPLRGFHNMWSNSSSYHPHPPAPVMWPNSSSFVNDVNVHSSAQLHGVARSPSNMMNTNLPIYYHHHVGSAPAVNHSLWERRHTYAGESPDGSSFHSGSLGSMVFSGSSNLHPLELASHNVFHVGGNCMDPSFPSTSVGMHSPQQQCHMFPIRNPMVPMPSSFDAPNGRIRSRRSEGGSSQIDNKKQYELDIDRIVCGEDTRTTLMIKNIPNKYTSKMLLAAIDEHQRGTYDFIYLPIDFKNKCNVGYAFINMIDSLHIIPFYQAFNGKKWEKFNSEKVASLAYARIQGKAALIAHFQNSSLMNEDKRCRPILFHSDGPNAGDQEPFPLGINIRSRPSKSRTSGNEENHEESPSTSVNGEESSNGIDASSGSAKDLE